A region of the Deferribacterota bacterium genome:
AGTAAACAATAGGCCATTTCTTGCGTTTCTTGTAGGCATTACACAATCAAACATATCAATCCCAAAGGAAATCCCCCAGAGTAGATCCTCAGGTGTACCAACCCCCATAATATATCTAGGCTTCTCTACCGGCAATAAACTAGCTGTATATTCAGCTATTTCATACATATTTTTTTTCTCCTCGCCTACACTTAAGCCCCCAATAGCAAAACCATCAAAACCCATATTTATTATATCCTTTGCTGATTTTTTTCTAAGATCTTTATATATACCACCTTGAACAATACCAAATAATTTCTTGTTCTTATCTATTCTAGCATTTATTGACCTACTTGCCCATTTACTTGTTAGCTTTATAGAGCTTTCTATATATGATTTGTCAGCTAAACTATAAGGGCACTCATCAAAGGCCATCATAATATCTACCCCTAAGCCTTCCTGTATTTCTATGCACTTCTCAGGCGTTAAATATATTAAAGAACCATCTAAATGAGACCTAAAGCTCACCCCTTCTTCATCAATCTTTCTAAGCTCAGACAAGCTATATACCTGGAAACCGCCACTGTCAGTCAATATTGGCCTATCCCATGAAATAAACTGGTGTAATGACCCATACTTCTTAATTATGTCAACACCTGGCCTTAAAAAGAGATGATAAGCATTGCATAGTATAATCTCAGCACCTAACTCCTTCAATTCACTAGGGGTTAAAGTCTTAACACACCCATATGTTCCAACAGGCATAAATATGGGCGTATTAACTACACCGTGGTTTAAAAAAAGCTGTCCACATCTTGCGTTTGTTTTCTTATCTTTACTAATTAATTCAAAATAAGGATTACTCATTTTATAAGCATTCCATCGCCATAGCTATAAAACCTAAAATTATTTTCAATTGCATAGTTATAGGTCTCTTTTAATAAATTTGTTCCAGTAAAGGCTGAAACCAAAATAAACAGTGAAGATTTTGGTAAATGAAAATTTGTTATCATTGCATCTACAATCTTAAACTTATAACCTGGTTTAATAAATAGATCTGTTTCATCATTGCCCCATTTTTCAACTAAGCCTTCATCATTTGATGCATCTTCTAAGGCTCTAACTACTGTTGTCCCAACAGCTACAAGTTTTTTTCCTTCTTTCTTTAAATAGTTTATTCTATCCATCACATCTTTTTTAATATAGTAGTTTTCGCTATGCATTTCATGTTCATTAATATCTTTTTTATCAATAGGTTTAAAGGTTCCATAAGAAACATCTAATGTTATTTCAAGTATTTCAACACCTTTCAGTTTTAAGCTATATAACGTTGACTCGTCAAAATGTAGTCCTGCTGTAGGAGCGGCAACCGAGCCAAGCACCTTTGAATAGACAGTTTGATAGTATTTCTTATCAATGTCATTAGCCTCTCTTTTTAAATAAGGGGGAATTGGAACTTCTCCATAAAGCTCCATAATCTTGCTACCAGTTATATCATAAAAGATTATCTTTCTTTCTTTTTTTCCGTATATCTTAATAATATCACACTGGTATTTATCAATATAGACTCTTTGTTTATCACTAATTTTGCCCTTTGTTAGACAATAGTATTCATAATTATTAATCTTATTTAATAATAATATTTCT
Encoded here:
- the tgt gene encoding tRNA guanosine(34) transglycosylase Tgt, yielding MSNPYFELISKDKKTNARCGQLFLNHGVVNTPIFMPVGTYGCVKTLTPSELKELGAEIILCNAYHLFLRPGVDIIKKYGSLHQFISWDRPILTDSGGFQVYSLSELRKIDEEGVSFRSHLDGSLIYLTPEKCIEIQEGLGVDIMMAFDECPYSLADKSYIESSIKLTSKWASRSINARIDKNKKLFGIVQGGIYKDLRKKSAKDIINMGFDGFAIGGLSVGEEKKNMYEIAEYTASLLPVEKPRYIMGVGTPEDLLWGISFGIDMFDCVMPTRNARNGLLFTSNGRIHVKKQKYIYSDKPIDSNCDCYTCKNFSLGYLRHLYKIKEMLAYRLNTIHNLYFYISLVKKAKNAINSGNYENFFKNSLDKILEED
- the queA gene encoding tRNA preQ1(34) S-adenosylmethionine ribosyltransferase-isomerase QueA — encoded protein: MDIEEFDFHLPKHLIAKWPATERSSAKLIVLDRLNKNYTQDIFANITRYISDDYFLVLNNTKVNKARLYTRKDTGGKVEILLLNKINNYEYYCLTKGKISDKQRVYIDKYQCDIIKIYGKKERKIIFYDITGSKIMELYGEVPIPPYLKREANDIDKKYYQTVYSKVLGSVAAPTAGLHFDESTLYSLKLKGVEILEITLDVSYGTFKPIDKKDINEHEMHSENYYIKKDVMDRINYLKKEGKKLVAVGTTVVRALEDASNDEGLVEKWGNDETDLFIKPGYKFKIVDAMITNFHLPKSSLFILVSAFTGTNLLKETYNYAIENNFRFYSYGDGMLIK